One Gambusia affinis linkage group LG15, SWU_Gaff_1.0, whole genome shotgun sequence genomic window carries:
- the LOC122845302 gene encoding 39S ribosomal protein L22, mitochondrial-like: protein MAATMSGRGVAFIRSIGGSLHLRLQVLGGASQQLSCLHTSVSLNEKHWEKNNRKVYPPQLPDEPRRPAEVYHSRRQIKYSKDKMWYLAKMIRGMSIDEAIAQLEFNDKKGAKVMREVLLEAQEMAVKNHNVEYKSNLYVAESFSGKGKYLKRIRYHGRGMFGIMDKVYCHYFVKLVEGLPPKPEERTGFDQAKEYVQGLKNRTIIHSL from the exons ATGGCGGCGACAATGTCAGGTCGTG gCGTCGCCTTCATTAGGAGCATAGGTGGGTCGCTACACTTGAG GTTGCAGGTTCTTGGTGGCGCATCGCAGCAGCTCTCATGTCTCCACACGAGCGtttcattaaatgaaaaacactgGGAGAAGAACAACCGGAAAGTATATCCTCCTCAGCTGCCGGATGAGCCTCGCAGACCTGCA GAAGTTTATCACAGCAGGAGGCAAATAAAGTACAGCAAAGACAAGATGTGGTATTTGGCCAAGATG ATCAGGGGGATGAGCATCGACGAGGCCATCGCTCAGCTGGAATTCAACGACAAGAAAGGAGCAAAGGTCATGAgagag GTTCTTCTTGAAGCTCAAGAGATGGCGGTCAAGAATCACAATGTGGAGTATAAATCCAACCTCTACGTTG CCGAGTCATTCTCCGGCAAAGGGAAGTACCTGAAGAGGATACGTTACCATGGTAGAGGCATGTTTGGCATCATGGACAAGGTTTACTGTCACTACTTTGTCAAGCTGGTGGAGGGCTTGCCACCCAAACCGGAGGAGAGGACGGGCTTTGATCAAGCCAAAGAGTACGTCCAAGGCCTCAAGAATCGGACCATCATCCACAGCCTGTAG